The Triticum urartu cultivar G1812 chromosome 6, Tu2.1, whole genome shotgun sequence genome includes the window TGCTGCGAATAAATACCATGGACAGTCATCCGAGCAGTGTGCCCTAATTCTTTGTTTATCATTCTTTGCATACTTGATTGCAACTCTATTCTGAATAGCGTACTCTCGAATTGCCCTTCTAAGATCACCTGCAGTAGGGAACTTCATACCCAATTTGAATATCGGTGCTTTCATGTCCTCCGGCTTGAAAGACCTGAGCTTCaccttcttctttttctttttcttccctTTTTCCATAACAACCTCATGTTCTGATTCATTTCCCTCATTCTCTGAAGCTGGCAGTTCTAGCTCATCGGTGTCATAGTCACTATCCCTCTCGTACTGTACTGCTTTATTTTTCTTTGCTCTGAGATCCTTATTGAAGTCATCAACCCACTCCTCAAACAGATTATCATCGCCATTCTTAAAGTCATTGTCTAAGTCAGCCCAATCTTCATAACTACAATCACTATCACTATCATCACTACACTGTCATTGTTTTTCTGCACTTGTTCTTTAGTTCTCCCTTTTTGTGCCTTGCTCTTGATCCTAGGACTACTCCTAATATAACTCTTTGTACCTCTTTCTTGTGGCTTCACGGGACTCATGATATCAGGCATTGTAGGTGAGCCAATTATGCATATGTCATCCATATTCAGCTCGCTATAAATATCACCATGATCCATGTACAACTTGAAATGCTTGAACTTTGGCACAACAGCAGTCATACTAAGACAGTCTGCATCTCTATCAATAATTCTCAGTCCATTATCCAAATTCATGCCAGGAAGTAACCAGAAACACTGCACTTTACTTGGATCATAGCCAAGCTGCTGCACAAAATCTTTAATCCACAACGGCGACCAGGTTTCAACCTCACAATGATCAAAGAAATCTGTTTTGCAATCCATGTATTTCTTGTTTGCTCCAAAGCCGAGAAAAACCCCACCATGATTAATCTCTACTGAGAACAGCTCCTCCTTGGGTCCTATTACATGAAAAAAAAAACAGAGTACATATATACATCAGCAGTACAATTTCTTTTGCATCACCACTAGTACATATATACATCAGCAGTACAATTTCAAATGGTACTATAGGTGTACAGGACGAGCTTATAATGCAAAAAAAAGATACCACTGTACATAACAAGGCTTCAGTTACAGCAGGGACTATATACTACAGGAAAAATAGTGCCCAAATCACCATACACACAGGAAAATGCCCAAATCTCCATACGTACAGGAAGATGCCCAACTCTTTTGAAATAGATTTCAGTACAGAAAGATTTTAGTACAGACAGAAGATTTCAGTACGGGAAGAGAAGCCATATGTACATTCAGACTGAATCGACACAATATCTAAGCTGTAATGCCCAAATCGTGCCAAATCTTGCTACTCTATTGAAATCTCTAAGCCAAAAGGGGGTGCAGCAGGGACTGGGGTTAGGGTTCTTACCATACTCCGGAGGAGGGGTGTTGGGAAGCCGCCGCGATGGAGCCATCGGACCAGCGCCGCGGTCGGATTAGCAGCCCCGACTCCCGTCCTGCGCCTCCAATCGCTGGACATCAATCGCGAACGTCGCCGGTCGCCACCATATCGCCGCCTCAGAGAGATTCGTTCGTAGAAAGAGAGATGGAGAGTCTGAGAATGAGACGAGCTGAGATTTCAAGGGCTTTCCTGCAAATAAACGCTTCATTGTTTAGACTGGTGGGCCCCTCTGGTCGATGTGGCACCGGTCCAGGTGACACGTCGGACGGTCAACGCTGCTGGGGCGACCATAAGACCTGCAGTGAACGACTCGAAATAGTTTTGGGACTCAAATCTGTACTTTGATACTTATAGGACTAAAGTGACACACCTCGGATAGTTATAGGACCTATGATGCATTTTACTCAAACAGAAAATTAAGAAACTAGACTTGCCATGAACCATAAACTAATATTGCCATGATACATGCACTTAAGATTGCCATGGTTCATACAAAAAATATTTTTCATGGTCAAAGTATTGCAGTTGCCACCATCAAAATAGTAAAATTGCCATGCTCTACAAACTGAAATTGCCACATGACAACTTTAGTTTAAGCACTATGACAACTAcagtgtaaacatcatggcaactTCTAGGCAAAAAAAAAATTCGTCAAAACATATCAACATAAGGTCTAGTTTTAAAGATCTCGTCGAGACGGATTTAATGATGAAAACAGACTTTTAATTCGACTTTTTAATTAGGAGATAAAACATTTTTAAGCCGAAAATCAAAAAAAATCCTGCTGATGTCATCTGTTCACATGTGGCAAAATGAGTGGTAAAGAAGGCGTGTAGGCGATGTGCAATatgccacacgtgtgggcgttagttTTTCCGAAAATTAAACCTACGCATGCCGACTAGCAAGTTATATAAGTACTGATCGCTCCTACTCTCTAATTAGCTGCAAGATATATATACTCAACCGCAGTCCAGGTGTCCCTACCTAGAAATCAAAAACCCACCTATCTGATTCGAGAGCATCTTTGATACGCTGATGACCTTCTGATTAAGAGTTGGTAAGGTCATCTGTAACACGCAGGGCATTAAAGATGCGTGTTTCGTTCTCTTATTCGTTATCAGTTGTTCACATTCCTTTCGAATCTATTGGTACATGGACGCATACGTGCATCATACCCTTGCCGGTTTCAATCCCTGAGGGAGATTCATAATTTGCTCGGCTAATCTTATCGAAAAAGATGATACCCCGCGCGTTGCATCGGGAGTCGGCTGCAATATATTGCAATGAAATTTAATTTGTGATTCATTTGATTAATAATATACTTCCTTCGTCCGAAAAAAATTGTCCCTTAAATGGTttaaatggatgtatctagcactagcttggtgctagatacatccatttaaAGGACAAGCTTTTTCGGACGAAGAGAGTATAAACTAAAACTAACATAATGTGTGTATATTTGACAAATGCTTATGAATGTAAGTAGCATAATATAATGAAAAAAGGTCCATGGATGTTGTTGAGGTCCATTGACGAGGTGGTATGTGTGCATGTTCCAAGAAGATCATCTAAAACCCAAAAATacgtaaaaaaatagaaaaatattCCAAGGGTGGCGCACTCTCATTTCACAAAAAATGACCCTTGCGGGGCTCTTGCAAGGAGTACCCACTATATAGTTGCTCCCCCGTTAGGAGCTCCATGAAGCTggagtttttttttttgaggtTATTTTTTAAGGTGAACTGGAGTTGTTTTGTAGGACAACTACATACCAAACCTTAAAAAAGAGAAAGAAGAGATACAAAAGGCCCACAAGTTAATCCGTTTAGTGAAGGCCATAAGTTAGTTATAAAAGCCCAAAGTGCATAACAAGTGCACATGGCGGCCTAGCCCATCTCAGAGTCGACACCCAGCGGGCTGGCCGGCTGTCGGAAAGCGCGGCGGCGTTCCCCTTTCTactacggcggcggcggccgcgaTGTATCCCGGAGAGGAGGCGACGGAAGGTCAGCCAGGCAGGTAATGGCGTTTCTCtaccgacccccccccccccccccccccccctctgtGTCGATCGATTTGTGTTTGATCACGGCAAGGATAGACAATTAGACATGGAGTTTCAGGTTGGCTCAGAATGTGGATGCTTGTCCGCCTTGCCTTGCACTGCATTCGATCGATGAACGGGCAACCCGATTATGCTGGTTCTCAAGTGGTGCCTACTGCCTAGAGATGATGACTGAGCACAATCTGTCACCGGCCAGAGCGGTGATTGAAGAATTGAGCTTCACTGTCAGTTTGAAACTTATTAGATTACCCGTTGTGTACTGCCCTAGAAAGCTGTGACTTAGTTTGCCTGCGGCATATGGCAGCTGTGTCGATGCTGATCTGAACTTCATGTGAACTCCGTGCATCCTGATGTAACCGTGTTACCGGCAAACAATTTGCGCTTCACGCATTAGTTGATCCGGTCCCTTGCTCTGTGTGGGTGCTTGTTGCTGCTTATTATTCCCTCTGTATCAGATATAAGATGTTTTTTGATACAAAGGGAGTATAAAAAATATATTATATTTTGATACGGAGGGAGTACCAATTAGGATGAAATTGGGGGTGAAAGCCCCTTTTGGCCCATTGATCTGATTGTTATACTACTACCTGGTTTAGTTTGTGATGCTTTAGTTATAGTAGCAGCAGGCTcacaaataaaaaaaatacattACACTATTTCATATGGCTCATGTGGGTCATTGGATCCTGAGATGTTTGTGGGCGCTTACATAATTTGCCATGCACATTTATCTATGATTTTGCCACCACAAACTAATGAGAGTGATGAACTGTTCTGTTCTATGATACATCATGTTCTAGTTAATTAAATGTACATTCACAAGAGAAATGCTATAGCATCACAAACTAAACCCATGTATAGTGCAGGTTCACaagagaaatgctactgtctatCTATTGGCATTTTGCAGCAAGTTGCCGATGCGTTGTGGCGTTGGCACAGTTCTTCAGTTTCCACGACTCCATTTCCGGGACTTACTTGCAGTCGCCATGGCCCGCAGGATGTCCAGCGGTCTCCAGTCGGTGTCGGACGTGAAGGTCGGTCGGTGCTTCCGCTCCAGGTTGCAGCACTTCAGCGCCAGCCGAAGGAGCCGCTCTGCCTGCACCTCTGGCCAGCTGCCGGCAGATGCGTCCAGCAGGCCGTGCACCGCGTCCCTCCTGAGCGCCTCCTGTACCTGCTCGACGATATTGAGGTCGAGCAGCCCCGTGAGCACCTGCAGGATCACCACGCCGAACGCGTAGACGTCCGACTCTGTAGTGAGCTCGCCAGTCATGAAGAAGATGGGGTCCATGTACCCCATTGTGCCCATCGGGTTGGTCCACCGGCAGATTGTGTCCTCCTTCAGGGGCTTCATCTGCACAATGCGCGCCGTTCCAAAGTCCCCTAGCCGGCTCACATTCCCGGCGTCGAGGAGGATGTTCGTCAGCTTCAGGTCCGCGTGGATGATGGCGTGGGGGAAGCTGGAGTGGAGGTGCGCCAGCGCGGAGCGCTGCTCGGCGAGGATCCTGATGCGGTCCTTCCATGGAAGCCCCTTGGAGAGCCCATCCATGAGCGTGCCATTGGGGAGGTGCTCGTAAATGAGGATGCATGATTCCTGGCACACGCCAATCAGCCTCACGATGTGTGGGTGCTCGGTTCTGCTCAGTACCACAACCTGGAGAGTTCCAAACATGATTCAGGAGATGCCTCTCCAAGCAGACAGGTATGCAAGTCTGTTATCTACTTCTGCGAGTTCTTTTATATATATGAAAAGGAGGGAACAGTTCTCATAAAAGAAGTGAAGAAACAGGGATCCTACTACAGTTCAGATAGAACTACTTGCTTCTTTTTAGGGTGGACTACTTGCTTATTGCTCTGTATTAAGTTTGATTCTTCTTATAGTTAATCTTGTGCTACGTTGTGTGCATACTCAGATAGTTAAATGAATGTTTATTATATTTACCTCCTGCTGAAACTCTGGGAAACCTTGTTTACCATGGGGTTTACCATGGGGTCCCAACATCTTGATAGCCACTATGATACCACCTAGTTTTCCTTTGTAGACTGGACCATAGCCTCCTTCTCCTATGAGATTTTTTGAGTGGAAGTTATTGGTCGCTTTCTCAATACGCGACATGGGGAACTCCGAAATGTGATCTGGAATATGCAGCTTTGGGTATCTATTTTTCGATAAGGTTCTCTCCCTCGGCAAAACATTCCCTTTTCTGGGTGACAAGATGCTTTGTTCATGATTATAGCCCTCATCTTGCAGATCTTTTAATTTCCTTTGGAGTTTCTCCATTTCGTCCTGTACAAAACAAAAAGCTGCATACTGAAGAAGTAATCAAGAAGAGATTTAATGGGACCAATGTTGTGTGATGTACACCTTGTGTCCCATGATTTTCTATCTCCTATTTTTCTGTTCCTGAAACGCAATGGCTCTAGCTTATCTTCATCAGTATTAATTTCATTTTGAATGTTTTATTATTTTCTAGCTTACCTTCACCTAGGCATGTTTTTCCGTCCAAGCTCTACTGTGTCCGATCTCAAAAGGAATGGACTGTAACAAAAGTTGCATCGTTTGACTTTTACCATCAATTTTGCAGCCTCTTCAGAAATATTTCTGGCACTCTGTATCTCATCAGATTTATCAGCACCCTCTTCGGAAAAAATCTCCACCTCCTCACAAGCATTTGATTCCTCAACGCCTTGTTCAGCTTCCTGCACATCGTACGTGAATGGAGCAAAACTTAATGTTATTTACGCAAATTGCAATTTTCAAAAGTCATAGGTAGCACTTGTTTTTTTTACCAGATACAGTTCATCAATCTGTCTTTGTGGCAGCAGTGGTAAATATAATTCTGGTCAAACATGCTTAAGCGCAGAGTGAATTCAAATATAATGCCATTTTTTTAACAGGAAAAGGCGCTCGAGGTGCCATCTTCATTAAGCTCAAATGCATAGTACAACATTTTGCAAGAGAGAGCAAGGGTTGTACAAAATCCTGGATATTGTTTCTGTATGTGTGGGCAACCTTAAAGAGTGAGTAGATAGAATTTCTGAATGCACATGTTTTAGTAGTTGTCTTGAAAGCAAAACGAAGGTGAGTTATTACCTTTGCTGATTGATCAGCACCATCCATTTGAATAACCCCATCCCCATTGATGATATCATCTGCCTGAAATGAGACATACTTGAGAATACGCCACGAGTTAGGACCAAAACTTTGAAGAGTCATGAACTTGTAAACTGAAACAGTTATTATTTGCATATGTTTGATGCTCTTTTGGATAAAAATGTGTGTAATGCTTTACTAAAAGGTTACTTACAAAATCACTTGGTGGTGTTGTGTATCCATCAGATTCGTCGCTCAGCTGAGTCAGCTCATGTATAGACGCCAACAAATCGGAGCTCCCTCTATATCCAATGCTTCCCGTATGTTTCAGATAATCATTACTGCACTTAGGAATGATCTCATCCATCAAGTAATTACTGGATTTGATCCAGATGTCTCCAGTTATGGACTTAAGACAAACTATACCTAGTGGACATGTATTTTCCATTGAGCACCACCCAAACCTGACAGCATTTGCGAAGCTCTTCTTGCTTTGCCATTTTCCTGCATAACTTGCTTCAGTGTTATACAGTTATATGCGCTAAGGTACTATTAATTTTTTTTGAAGTATACGTGGATTGACCAACCTTCTCCATCAGTTCAGGCTTTTGTTTCTACTGGTTGGTGCATGAAACTTAATATGGCATCAGAGCCAAGACTCAAATTCAAGGCCTGGACAACACACTATTAAATAGAAATAGTTGCAGCCTACATCGATCGCACGTCCAAGGCCTGGAGCAGCCTAGAAGTGAGGGAGAGTgccctccctcctctccatcagtTCGTTCTTCGGTCTTTTGGGTGAAGTGGCTGGTCCATGAACTTACTATGGTATCAATGCCATGAGGTCTTGTGTTCAAGTCTCAGTTTTTGCAGTTTAAATAAAAAATTGCTTGCACTCTTTCTGTCCATGTTAGGCCTTATCGAGCCACATGTGAGAGGGGGTGATGAAGTTCGGACTTTTGGTTCTACTGGTTTATGCATGAAACTTAATACATTTATTGTGTACATGTTACATCAAGTAACATATATCAAGAGGGAATGCTCTTTTTTGGGGATGAGTTCATTTAAGATCTCACCTTGAACCGATGACAATTCTCTTTATTTTGAGCTTCTTTATCAGGTTTACAAGACCAACGAGAATGTCATCGTGTGTGATGTAATGTGCCTTAACCTGCAAAGATACATGCCCTGTTTATGAAACATGTCTTCTCTGAAATAGGTATCTTATAACTTTTATTATTCATAGCGTAATATTGATTTGATCCGTCTCCAAAGTTGTACTAAAGTTGAGGCACTTAttttaggacggagggagtaccaaaTGGGTACAAGACTTTTTGGATGAACACAAATTGCTCTGCTGTAACCTGATATATCTTAATCTGAACTTAAAATCATAGGATAGAGATCATTACCTCTCTTGTATCACACAGGCTTTTATATTGTAACAACATCCTAACCGTTGCTTCTGTTTGTTTGTCTCTATGCATCTGCTTCTCCTTTTCATCTGCAAACTTGTATAGCAACTCACCACCCACTGCAGTTGTTGAGGAGAAACAGAAAATTATTTATACAGCTCATAAAAATAAATTTATACTTTATGCTGTTAATATTTGTGTTAATAAAATATAGCTATTTTGTTGCAATAAGTCATGTGTGTAATAAAATAAAAACTCGGCTGGTGGGGGGAAAACTGCCCGCATGGTTTTGCACTAAGAAGAATCTCTCCCTGGCCTGATCATGAAAAGGCCCCGAAGGCCGGCTGCTCGGACGCGCTACAGGGTGCCCAGGACATGTGGGCCACATGTATAACACTGTTAGGCAACCGCAGTGGTTCGAATTCAGGACCTGGAGCGCTACTAAGGTCACTGCAACCACTAGGCTACAGGCCTGTTCGCTCATGTGTGTAAACTTCTACAACATTTTTACTACCGACAGCAGTTGCTGTGTTTGCATTTGTCCAGAATAAGATGAGAGCATGAAAAGGCTGTTTATCATACTGGGGAAGTTGATTAGGCATTTCCTTTCCTGGCCTGGTAGAAAAATTTAACGTGTATGGTATCTTTTTTCTGAGAGAAAAAGTGTATTGGTATCTAAGATGGCTACATTTACTAAATAATGATAAAAAATTGCGTTCCTATTATCTATCTCTTTGAAATGCTTCTTTATAGGATTGGATAGCGTATTACTTTCTATTCACACACAAGTTGAAAGACAGTACACTGAACTGCACATTTTTTTTCTGATGAAACATCCTTTAAATTTCCTTCTAAAAAATTGCACATGGGTGACTATTAGAGCTGTACAAAGGATGGAAATATTTGACTGAAGAAATCTTACTGAAAGGCATCCACTTGGATGGCCAGTGAACATTGACAAGAACTAGTGTGGCCCTTGGGAAATTTGCAGCTGCCCATAATATGTTAGCCTTCTCTCTTTTGAAGTTCTTCCCCACCGCGATATGAACCTCTTCTTGATCCATCTTTCTTGCTCCCTATATATACCGTTAAAAATCAATAATTAACATCAGATCTTGATTCTGCCTTTGCTATCTTGTTGAGCAGAACCTGAACCATAGAAGCCTCACCTCAAACACGAAAAGGTGAAGATATCTGGAAGTGGTCCAAAAGGCTAACGAAAGTACCTAATTGTGCTGCACCACTTTTCATCAACCCAGAGGCATCTTTTCCCTTTTGTGCCTTTGCTCTTCCTAGGAAGTGTCAGCTCATAGAAGGCCTGAAGGAGAGGCAATGATGGTGGTTTTAAATAGTGGCCTTGGATTTGGTCTTCCTCTGACTGTATCCAGCAGCAGTGAGCACACTATCAGGTCAGTCTCTTGCTTTGGGTCCCAAGTGTAGTCCAATGAGAAAAATGTTTTTTTAGAGCAAAAAGTGTTGTTTCAGCTTAGGAAACGTTGGTTACCCATTGAGCAGCTGTTCCAGTTTAGAAATGACTATGCTGATAATAATTTATTTTTATATTGGCAGGAAAACTTGTCTGATTCGGGTGAAATTTCCGTGAAATTTCCACTACTTCCAAGGAACTGCTGTACATGCCTGCCCCTCGTTGACTGACTTTTGATGTGTAGCAACAAAGTCGTCCAATTAGATGGTGATCATCCCATCTCCCTGGCCGGCAATGCCCATCAAAGGGTTGCTTTCAAGATGCGTAAATGTTGTCCAGCACATATAGTTTTGATATGATTAGATGTATGCAATAATGTTCGTTTTCTGCAGGTGGCTTTCACACAATTCTTGCTCTCAGGCTGTCAATATAGTAATGTACATCAAGGCATCTTCTGTTTCCTAAAGCATCTGATGATTAGCATATACTAGGATTATACTTTGAACTACAATACGTGAAGAGGGGTGCAGCTTTGGATGATTGGAATCTCCGTCTGACTCATTTGGACGGAAGTGCTTGTTGAGAAATTGCAGGCTTTCAGGAATACAGTATCCCAGTGTGAGGACAGAGCGACCGGAAGGTAGGTTAGGAAGTATGCAGTCCTGACACAGTGATATGTCAAAGATGAATTGGACTCTTGCTAAAAATCAAGGTCCAGATCGGATAGATCGCAACTTCAAGGCAAATGAAGTTTCATGCTGGTTACCAGCTTCTGAAGGACCAATATATAATAGATTGTGCTGCCAATTTGGTCAGTCATTGGAGACAAGGACATCGTACCTTTTGAATTTGGTATTGTTCAACACGGAGGATCTGTGTCattgacaagaaaataaaataagcTGATCATAGGTCCTTGAAGTTTGATTGCTTGATCATTTTGGACTTTCGGAATAGACAGATCGATGATGCAAATATTAGATTTTCAAACTGGATGTAACATGTAAAATGACACTGTACCATATATGGTTGTAAATAATTGATAGTTCCATGCTGATATGCACTTTTCATTCATCCTGGAACATCGACATTCAGAGGCCAGTCAATACCACACCAATATTGATTGTTCATTCAAGCAGTGTGCACATGCGATGGTGATATCATCACCTAAACAGTTTTCACTTTATAAATCCATGTACAAAGTACAGCATGCCACTGATGGAGCTCCAAACTATTTTGTTTTACATACACGTTTTGCTCAAGAAACAAAATGAAAAGTAATGTGTATATCTTAGATCATTCTTTCTGAATACACACAGAAGCGTTTGGTTTTTGCGGTTTGTGCCTATTAATCTGTGTAAGGAGTTAAGCGCACACCAATTGTTCATCTCAAAGTTCCATGGTGATAAAGCTAACATATTAATTTGCATTTGTCTGCAGCCATTCTTGGATCGCAGAGCGGAGGGCATGGTTCGGCAAAAGATCACAGTGGAGTAGCTCAAGATTTGTCATGGGTGATGTATGGTGGCCATTGTCAATCCACTCCCTTATAGCTTCGGCTTCATAGGTAAAACCATCTGCAGCAATTAGAGGCTCCCTCATGATATCCTGCATCGTAGAAATGCAAGGGTGAAATAACCTGAAATAACAAATGTTGTCTATGCAAGAAATTACTGACTTTGTCTAAAATTGCTAAGAATGATAAATTGGAACAAAAATTCAGGAGGAAATTTAAGGTTAATCAAGCATGCTTCCACACTTTAATATGTCAAAAtgaacaatagaagaaaaaaatattCACCAAGTTAAATCTATGACTCACCTGTAGTATTGGACAGATGAAGTAGGGCGGCACACCTCCAAGGTCTTCGGATACTGATTTAAATGATAAGGAACACAAAATGATGGAACTAGACTTCAACATTGGTTCAAGTACAGTCCAAACCTCCGTTTGCAGGTCAGGGCGGTTTTTTCTTCTGATTTCACAACATTTCAGACCTACCCGAGCCAATTGCTCAGCCTGCATAGCTGGCCAGCCCCCAGCAGATGA containing:
- the LOC125514934 gene encoding U-box domain-containing protein 33-like isoform X1; the protein is MDQEEVHIAVGKNFKREKANILWAAANFPRATLVLVNVHWPSKWMPFMGGELLYKFADEKEKQMHRDKQTEATVRMLLQYKSLCDTREVKAHYITHDDILVGLVNLIKKLKIKRIVIGSRKMAKQEELRKCCQVWVVLNGKYMSTSNDYLKHTGSIGYRGSSDLLASIHELTQLSDESDGYTTPPSDFYVSFQADDIINGDGVIQMDGADQSAKEAEQGVEESNACEEVEIFSEEGADKSDEIQSARNISEEAAKLMDEMEKLQRKLKDLQDEGYNHEQSILSPRKGNVLPRERTLSKNRYPKLHIPDHISEFPMSRIEKATNNFHSKNLIGEGGYGPVYKGKLGGIIVAIKMLGPHGKPHGKQGFPEFQQEVVVLSRTEHPHIVRLIGVCQESCILIYEHLPNGTLMDGLSKGLPWKDRIRILAEQRSALAHLHSSFPHAIIHADLKLTNILLDAGNVSRLGDFGTARIVQMKPLKEDTICRWTNPMGTMGYMDPIFFMTGELTTESDVYAFGVVILQVLTGLLDLNIVEQVQEALRRDAVHGLLDASAGSWPEVQAERLLRLALKCCNLERKHRPTFTSDTDWRPLDILRAMATASKSRKWSRGN
- the LOC125514934 gene encoding U-box domain-containing protein 33-like isoform X2, giving the protein MDQEEVHIAVGKNFKREKANILWAAANFPRATLVLVNVHWPSKWMPFMGGELLYKFADEKEKQMHRDKQTEATVRMLLQYKSLCDTREVKAHYITHDDILVGLVNLIKKLKIKRIVIGSRKMAKQEELRKCCQVWVVLNGKYMSTSNDYLKHTGSIGYRGSSDLLASIHELTQLSDESDGYTTPPSDFADDIINGDGVIQMDGADQSAKEAEQGVEESNACEEVEIFSEEGADKSDEIQSARNISEEAAKLMDEMEKLQRKLKDLQDEGYNHEQSILSPRKGNVLPRERTLSKNRYPKLHIPDHISEFPMSRIEKATNNFHSKNLIGEGGYGPVYKGKLGGIIVAIKMLGPHGKPHGKQGFPEFQQEVVVLSRTEHPHIVRLIGVCQESCILIYEHLPNGTLMDGLSKGLPWKDRIRILAEQRSALAHLHSSFPHAIIHADLKLTNILLDAGNVSRLGDFGTARIVQMKPLKEDTICRWTNPMGTMGYMDPIFFMTGELTTESDVYAFGVVILQVLTGLLDLNIVEQVQEALRRDAVHGLLDASAGSWPEVQAERLLRLALKCCNLERKHRPTFTSDTDWRPLDILRAMATASKSRKWSRGN